TCCGCCTTGAGCGCCTCGTAGGCGTGCTTTCCGTTGGGGCTCACGAACGCTGTGTGCCCGAAAGACTCCACGATGGTCTTCGCGAGCCGCTGTGATATGCGGTCATCTTCGGCGATCAGTATCCGTTTCATCGAGTGGCCCTCCCCGAAGTTCCCGCATATCACAGCTCGGTCGCGTTCGACAATGCTAGCGAGCGGTATTCATTGACTCCAGAAGCTCTTTCAGCAGCTCGGGCTTTTCCGTGAGGTCGGAGCTTTCCAGGAAGGCCTTGCGCTGCTCCACCCGGTCGCGAAGGGTCGCCAGGTACTGTTCGTGGTTCTCGACCTTGGCGTGGTCGTAGCGGTCGTAAAAACCGGGCAGCAGCTTTTCCGCGCTTTCGCGGGTGGGAATCTGCGATCCCGCCAGCAGGGGCCAGTCCTCCCACTCCAGCTGATCGGTGAGGATCGCGGTCTGGAGCGTCAGCGAGGTCTGGAGGGGAATGCCGGTCAGCTCGTCGGCCGAGGTCTTCCAGAATCCGCTGGAGTTGAACATGAAGCCCGTGGCGCCGTTTTCAAAGACCTTGATGAAGGCCTCGACGTCCTTCCAAAGCTCGTAAACCCGGAAGGGGTTGGCAAAGGGCACGAAGACCAGCTTCTTGAGCTCCTCCTCGGAGACGTTTTCCGCCACGTTGCGCTTGGTCATCAGGGACGCGCCCATGGCCACCGCGAGCTTCACGTCGGTGAAGCGCATGATCGGCGGCATGGTGGTGTCCTTGGTCAGCCAGCAGAGCGTGGAGGGGAAGGAGCAGCGGTTCACGTACTTGCCGAGCAGGGCGCGGTCGAGCAGGGCGCGGCCGTTGCCGTTGCGCACGTCCTGGCCCAGCGGCAGGTTCTTGCCGTCGACCATGATCTGGCCGTGGTTCATGACCGAGATGATGTATTCCCAGTCGGGATGGCCGATGGGCCGGGAATCGGTCTTGTCGAAGAGGGTCGGCTCCCAGACGCGGCAGATCTTTTCCTCGATGTCGATCTGGAAGGCGTCGTCGTGCAGCACGACCTTGTCGAAGCCTTCGGGCATGGTGCCGCCGTTGTCCGAGGAATTGGTGTGCGAGCTCTTGCCCGTGCCGGAGAGGCCGAAAAAGGCGATGGAGCGCTTGCCGAGCTTTTTGCAGGCGTCGTCCTTGCAGCCGGCGAAGTCGATTTCCTTGATGCCGCCGTGGCAGGCGGCCATGCCCAGGCGCATGCCGGAGGTCCAGGCCAGGGTCAGGGTGCCTTTCTTGCGCTCGCCGAAGTAGCGCATGCCGAAATTGAAGATGACGTTGGCGTCCACATCCACCAGCGCCAGCTGCGGGAAGCCCTGGTTGTGGTAGAAGGGATCGTTGTTGCGCCATTCGTTGTCGGCGATGACGATGATGTCCTGGATGGGCAGCTTGGGGCTGCTTTCATACTGCTCGGCCAGCTCCGCGTAGGGCGTGAAGTTGACCAGCCAGTTGAAGACGTTGACCGCGTCGTTCTCGTGGCCCACGATGGTGGCCTTGATCATCAGATCCTTGTCCAGGCCGATGAGCGCGTGCGCCTTGATCAGGGGGCGGGTCTGGAGGTCGGAGACGGCCTCGAGCAGGTCGCCGAGCACCTTCTTGCGTTCCGGCGCGTTCAGCGCGTGCCAGAAGCGGCGGGCCATGGCCGTGCGGCCCACGATCTTCCCGTGGCAGTTGTTGAGCACCTTGGCGCCCTTGGGCAGTCCCAGGCGTTCCGCTGCCGGGGCGTAGATCGGAAGATCCGTTTCCTGGACGTCCCACTGCCGCCGGGCCAATTCATAGGCCTCGGCCGGGCTGACCGTACGGATTTTGTGGTCCAGCACCAGCGTATCCGCAATGGCCCGGAGGGGGGGAAGTTTCTTGATGTCGTCTTTGTAGAATTCGTAACTGGATTTACTCGCCATTCATCTGCTCCTTTCCGGTCCTCTCTCTCTATTGTTACGACTCCGTAACCACGCGCGAAGTCTCATATCCTATTTTGCCAAAACTGACCACAGAATACCGGCCGCGACAGCCGAACCGATCACCCCGGCCACGTTCGGGGCCATGGCGTGCATAAGCAAGTGGTTTGACGAATCTTCTTCGCGGCCAACCGCCTGGACCACCCGGGCGGAATCCGGCACGGCGGAAACCCCGGCCGCGCCGATGAGCGGGTTGATCTTGTCTTTGAGGAAAAGATTCATGAATTTTGCGAAGAGCACCCCCGCGGCGGTGGCGACCACGAAGGAGGCCGCGCCCAGCGCGAAGATCAGGACGCTTTCGTGCCGCAGGAAGGTCTGGGCCTGGGTGCTCGCGCCCACGGAAAAACCGAGCAGGATGGTCACGATGTCGATGAGCGAGGTCCGGGCCGTGGCCGCGAGCCGCTCCGTGACGAGGCTCTCCTTGAGCAGGTTGCCGAAGAAGAGCATGCCCATGAGCGGCACGGCTCCGGGCGCGATGAGCGACGTGATCAGGAACCCGCCCACGGGGAAGAGGATCTTTTCGCGCCGGGAGACCGTGCGCGCGGGCTTCATGCGGATGCGCCGCTCGGCCCGGGTGGTCAGGAGCTTCATCACGGGCGGCTGGATCACCGGGACCAGGGCCATGTACGAATAGGCGGAAATGGCGATGGCGCCCAGCAGCCGCGGGGCCAGCTTGGCCGAGAGGAAGATGGCCGTGGGGCCGTCCGCCCCGCCGATGATGGCGATGCTGGCCGCTTCCTCGGCGGGAAATCCCAGCCAGAGCGCGCCCAGCAGCGTGAGGAAGATGCCCGCCTGGGCCGCCGCGCCGAGCAGCACCAGCCTGGGGCTGGAGAGCATGGTGGAGAAGTCGGTCATGGCCCCGATGCCCAGGAAGATCAGGGGCGGGAAGATGCCCTGGCGCACGCCGTAGTAGATGTACGAGAGCACCGAACCGGGCTCGTAGACCGAGAGCTGCATGCCGGGAGGGGTGGGAATGTTGCCCACGATCATGCCGAAGCCGATGGGCAGCAGCAGAAGCGGCTCGTAGTTCTTGACGATGGAAAGGGCGATGAAGGTCGCGCCCACGGCGATCATGGCCGCGTTGCCCCAGGTCATTCCGGCGAAGCCGGTGGACGTGAAATACGCGGCCAGCACGTCCATGCTAGTTCTCGGGGGTTCGGGCGGGTTTCAGGTTCAGGCCGAGCAGCGCGGCCAGGCCCGGATCGTGATGCAGGACGGCCACGGCCATGAGCGCGGCGCGCGCTTCCTCGTCCGGGGCGAGCGCCTCGCCCGCCACCTCGACCCGCGCCGCCGGGGGCGTTCCGGCTTCGGCGCCGGGACGCAGCGCGTCCCAGGCCGCCAGCAGCTTCGGCAGCAGCCCGATGAACAGGCTGATGCAGAGCAGCGCGAGGAACACGACGCTCATGCCTGCCAGGGCCAGGGACGGCCCTCCGGACGCGAGCACGTTGTCCAGGCCCATGCGGGCGCTCTCCATGCCGGACGGGGTCATGCGCCGCTCTCCAGCCGGGCCATTTCATCGCCCTCGGCCACCTGGCGTCCCAGGTCCGCCGTCAGGGAGACGAGCCTGCCCGCTTCGGGCGCGCGCACCTCGACCTCCATCTTCATGGCTTCCAGAACCAGCAGGGGCTGGTCCTTGGAGATCTCCTCGCCCACCTTGGCCAGCACGCGCACCACCACGCCGGGCATGGGCGCGTTCACGGCGCGGCCCCTGGGCGCGTCCTGCGCGGGGGCGGCCGCCTTGTCCGAGGCGCGGGCCGCGCCCGGAGCGACCGTGACGTCGAAGGCCTTGCCGTCCACGCTGAAAATTCCGTCCCGCACCGTGACCTCGTGGGCGCGGCCGTTGACGCTGACGCTGAACCGTCCGAAGTCCTTGGGAGCGGGCGCGGGCGCGCATTCCATGTCCTTTTTCCAGCGCACGCCGAGCTTGGCCGAACCGTTGAGGAAGGCCACGCCCTTGTCCTTGCAGGTGGCCGCGATGAAGAGGTTCTCCTCGCTCTCGGCGATGTTCCCGGCGCGCAGCAGCCTGCGCGCGGCTTCCAGCCCCTTGGACGGGTCCGCGTCGTTCAGCTCCAGCGGGGTCTTGTCCGTGGGCGCGAGGCCGAGCTGGGACGAGGCCAGCCGGATCACGTCCGGGTCGGGCGGGACGGGGGTGCGGCCGAAATAGCCGAGGACCATCTTGCCGTAGCCGTCCGCGATGCGGGCCCACGGGCCGAACATGACGTTGTTGAAGGCCTGCTGGAAGTAGAACTGGGAAACCGGGGTCACGGACGTGCCGAAGCCGCCCTTGCGGACCACCTCGCCCATGGCCGCGATGATTTCCGGGTACTTGTGCATGATGCCGTTGTCCCGGAGCATCTGCGTGTTGGCCGTGAGCGCGCCGCCGGGCATGGGGCTGAAGGGCAGGGTCGGCTCCACCCCGCGGGCTTCGGGCGGCAGGAAATAGGCGCTCATGCAGTCGGCGAAGACCTCCTCGGCCTTGAGCACCTTTTGGATGTCCACGCCCAGGTCGTAGTCCGTGCCGCGCAGCGCATGCCAGAGCGTGGCCACGTCGGGCTGGCAGGTGCCGCCGGAAACCGGGGCCAGGGAGAGGTCCACGGCGTCCGCGCCCGCCTCGATGGCCGCGAGGTAGCAGGCGATGGAGATGCCCGCGGTCTCGTGGGTGTGGAAATGCAGCTGCGCGGATTCCGGCAGCAGCTTGCGGGCGCGCTTGATGGTTTCGTGG
This sequence is a window from Paucidesulfovibrio longus DSM 6739. Protein-coding genes within it:
- a CDS encoding biotin/lipoyl-containing protein; this translates as MGKKRIRFMCTAFRDGFQSVYGARVLTKDFLPAVRAAAEAGIDWFEAGGGARFQALYFYCNEDAFAMMDAFREAAGPDADLQTLARGVNVVGLESQSSDVVELHAKLFARHGITSIRNFDALNDVHNLDFSGRCIKKHGLNHQICVSMMELPPGSTGAHDPDFYEMVLRRILEAGIPFDSVCFKDASGTSTPGKVHETIKRARKLLPESAQLHFHTHETAGISIACYLAAIEAGADAVDLSLAPVSGGTCQPDVATLWHALRGTDYDLGVDIQKVLKAEEVFADCMSAYFLPPEARGVEPTLPFSPMPGGALTANTQMLRDNGIMHKYPEIIAAMGEVVRKGGFGTSVTPVSQFYFQQAFNNVMFGPWARIADGYGKMVLGYFGRTPVPPDPDVIRLASSQLGLAPTDKTPLELNDADPSKGLEAARRLLRAGNIAESEENLFIAATCKDKGVAFLNGSAKLGVRWKKDMECAPAPAPKDFGRFSVSVNGRAHEVTVRDGIFSVDGKAFDVTVAPGAARASDKAAAPAQDAPRGRAVNAPMPGVVVRVLAKVGEEISKDQPLLVLEAMKMEVEVRAPEAGRLVSLTADLGRQVAEGDEMARLESGA
- a CDS encoding phosphoenolpyruvate carboxykinase (ATP), which translates into the protein MASKSSYEFYKDDIKKLPPLRAIADTLVLDHKIRTVSPAEAYELARRQWDVQETDLPIYAPAAERLGLPKGAKVLNNCHGKIVGRTAMARRFWHALNAPERKKVLGDLLEAVSDLQTRPLIKAHALIGLDKDLMIKATIVGHENDAVNVFNWLVNFTPYAELAEQYESSPKLPIQDIIVIADNEWRNNDPFYHNQGFPQLALVDVDANVIFNFGMRYFGERKKGTLTLAWTSGMRLGMAACHGGIKEIDFAGCKDDACKKLGKRSIAFFGLSGTGKSSHTNSSDNGGTMPEGFDKVVLHDDAFQIDIEEKICRVWEPTLFDKTDSRPIGHPDWEYIISVMNHGQIMVDGKNLPLGQDVRNGNGRALLDRALLGKYVNRCSFPSTLCWLTKDTTMPPIMRFTDVKLAVAMGASLMTKRNVAENVSEEELKKLVFVPFANPFRVYELWKDVEAFIKVFENGATGFMFNSSGFWKTSADELTGIPLQTSLTLQTAILTDQLEWEDWPLLAGSQIPTRESAEKLLPGFYDRYDHAKVENHEQYLATLRDRVEQRKAFLESSDLTEKPELLKELLESMNTAR
- a CDS encoding sodium ion-translocating decarboxylase subunit beta, whose amino-acid sequence is MDVLAAYFTSTGFAGMTWGNAAMIAVGATFIALSIVKNYEPLLLLPIGFGMIVGNIPTPPGMQLSVYEPGSVLSYIYYGVRQGIFPPLIFLGIGAMTDFSTMLSSPRLVLLGAAAQAGIFLTLLGALWLGFPAEEAASIAIIGGADGPTAIFLSAKLAPRLLGAIAISAYSYMALVPVIQPPVMKLLTTRAERRIRMKPARTVSRREKILFPVGGFLITSLIAPGAVPLMGMLFFGNLLKESLVTERLAATARTSLIDIVTILLGFSVGASTQAQTFLRHESVLIFALGAASFVVATAAGVLFAKFMNLFLKDKINPLIGAAGVSAVPDSARVVQAVGREEDSSNHLLMHAMAPNVAGVIGSAVAAGILWSVLAK
- a CDS encoding OadG family protein, yielding MTPSGMESARMGLDNVLASGGPSLALAGMSVVFLALLCISLFIGLLPKLLAAWDALRPGAEAGTPPAARVEVAGEALAPDEEARAALMAVAVLHHDPGLAALLGLNLKPARTPEN